A window of the Bufo gargarizans isolate SCDJY-AF-19 chromosome 1, ASM1485885v1, whole genome shotgun sequence genome harbors these coding sequences:
- the LOC122944866 gene encoding lamina-associated polypeptide 2-like yields the protein MEVQMSAMQDTSADIPTPSHGEKDTTVKSLGEPKKKPRRCALCSKRLGEAYIKALCSDCLAKILRDEQSSLLADLRVIVKEEIQAASSSVAQKPCAVSPPPKRPRVLRESDSEEEGLYLSEGETLKGDDDAQGSSHMADDQRRYLFSQEDLDPLLSAVRQTMDIEEEEQTRSIQDEMFGGLKARKKKLFPVNENLKDLVIDEWADADKRMYIPREFKNRLLFNPEDTKLWDVVPKVDIQVAKVVKRTTLPFEDSAQLKEPMDRKIDGLLKRAWEVSANSINTNIAATSVARSLCLWVNQLEEHLRQDTPKEEILASLPLFKMAASFVADASAESIRFAAKTDSLTNTARRALWLKPWSGDIASKNKLCALPLKGSHLFGPVLDEILEKTADRKKGFPEEKGKKPLPFRKTTGSFQGTPRGKGKTGRWSYPKGGKGRGFLFNPNSKPEKQ from the exons ATGGAGGTCCAGATGTCAGCTATGCAGGACACTAGCGCAGACATCCCTACCCCGAGTCAT GGGGAGAAAGACACCACGGTTAAGTCGCTGGGAGAGCCTAAAAAGAAACCCAGAAGATGTGCGCTATGCTCAAAGAGACTGGGGGAGGCATatataaaagccctgtgtagtgACTGCCTAGCAAAGATCCTCAGAGACGAACAATCCTCCCTTCTGGCAGACCTGAGAGTGATTGTGAAAGAGGAGATCCAGGCGGCCAGCTCTAGTGTAGCGCAGAAACCCTGTGCcgtctcccctccccccaaaagaCCCCGTGTGCTCAGGGAGTCGGATTCTGAAGAAGAAGGCTTATACCTTTCAGAAGGGGAAACCTTAAAGGGGGACGACGACGCTCAGGGTTCCTCCCATATGGCCGACGATCAGAGAAGATATCTCTTCTCACAAGAAGATCTAGATCCCCTCCTGTCGGCTGTAAGACAGACTATGGATATAGAGGAAGAGGAGCAGACTCGCTCGATACAGGACGAGATGTTCGGCGGCTTAAAAGCTAGGAAGAAAAAATTGTTCCCGGTGAACGAGAATTTGAAGGACCTAGTCATAGACGAATGGGCTGACGCCGATAAGAGAATGTATATACCGCGGGAATTTAAGAACAGGCTTTTGTTCAACCCGGAGGACACAAAACTGTGGGATGTAGTCCCTAAAGTCGATATCCAGGTGGCGAAGGTGGTAAAAAGAACCACCCTCCCCTTTGAGGACTCAGCCCAGTTAAAGGAGCCAATGGATCGGAAGATCGACGGTTTGCTCAAAAGAGCATGGGAAGTTTCGGCCAATAGCATTAACACCAATATTGCTGCTACGTCCGTGGCCAGATCTCTGTGTCTTTGGGTGAACCAGCTGGAAGAACATCTTAGGCAAGACACCCCTAAGGAAGAGATCCTGGCGTCATTACCCCTATTTAAGATGGCTGCATCCTTTGTAGCAGACGCCTCAGCAGAGTCCATAAGATTTGcagcaaaaacagactccctaacCAATACGGCAAGGAGAGCCCTGTGGCTAAAACCCTGGTCGGGGGATATAGCCTCCAAGAATAAACTATGCGCCTTACCCCTTAAAGGTTCTCACCTCTTTGGTCCGGTACTGGATGAGATCCTGGAGAAGACAGCGGACAGAAAGAAGGGGTTTCCGGAGGAAAAAGGAAAGAAACCTTTGCCCTTTCGTAAGACAACCGGCAGCTTCCAGGGCACTCCCAGAGGTAAAGGGAAGACTGGaaggtggagctaccccaaagggggAAAAGGTCGAGGTTTCCTTTTTAACCCCAATTCCAAGCCTgagaaacaatga